One region of Osmia lignaria lignaria isolate PbOS001 chromosome 7, iyOsmLign1, whole genome shotgun sequence genomic DNA includes:
- the ND-PDSW gene encoding NADH dehydrogenase (ubiquinone) PDSW subunit → MEPESNVIARLLKTLTYVLDTPIDYFRETIVVPNQKKYPWYHQKFRRVPTIDECYELDIVCLQEANSQFQRDKMVEDEILSILRNRYEHCCWVHGEDSEKLCSDLYKTYDDAAKNWFIKYGDLGIKLDARSAFMKQKHRMIWERRHGPVGSGMNDKYV, encoded by the exons ATGGAACCCGAATCAAATGTGATAGCCCGCCTTTTAAAAACGTTGACATATGTACTGGATACGCCAATCGACTATTTCCGAG AAACAATTGTCGTACCGAATCAAAAGAAGTATCCATGGTATCATCAAAAATTTCGTCGTGTTCCAACAATCGACGAATGTTATGAACTCGACATAGTTTGTTTGCAAGAAGCAAATTCTCAATTTCAACGTGATAA AATGGTGGAAGATGAAATACTTAGTATATTAAGAAACCGCTATGAACATTGTTGTTGGGTACACGGTGAAGATTCGGAGAAACTTTGTAGTGATTTATATAAAACATATGATGATGCTGCCAAGAACTGGTTTATAAAAT ATGGTGATCTTGGTATAAAGTTGGATGCACGTAGTGCATTTATGAAACAAAAGCATCGTATGATTTGGGAACGAAGACACGGTCCTGTTGGTAGCGGTATGAATGATAAGTATGTATAG
- the RpL3 gene encoding ribosomal protein L3 has product MSHRKFSAPRHGSMGFYPKKRSQRHRGKVKAFPKDDPNKPVHLTAFVGYKAGMTHVVREADRPGSKVNKKEIVEAVTVLETPPMIVVGVVGYIETPHGLRALTTVWAEHLSEDCRRRFYKNWYKSKKKAFTKASKKWQDDLGRKSIESDLKKIIKYCKVVRIIAHTQMKLLRQRQKKAHIMEIQLNGGTIEQKVQWAREHLEKPVPVNNVFASDEMIDVIGVTKGKGYKGVTSRWHTKKLPRKTHKGLRKVACIGAWHPSRVSFTVARAGQKGYHHRTEMNKKIYRIGQGIHTKDGKIVKNNASTEYDLTEKTITPMGGFPHYGEVNNDFVMIKGCCMGPKKRVITLRKSLLVHTKRAALEKINLKFIDTSSKFGHGRFQTAADKASFMGQLKKDRIREEQAQATASAPSAAATQ; this is encoded by the exons ATG TCACATAGAAAGTTCAGTGCACCCCGTCATGGGTCTATGGGATTTTATCCCAAGAAGAGATCCCAGAGGCATCGCGGTAAAGTTAAGGCCTTCCCTAAGGACGATCCGAATAAACCCGTTCATTTAACGGCTTTCGTGGGTTACAAGGCTGGTATGACCCACGTGGTTCGTGAAGCTGATCGTCCGGGATCAA AGGTAAACAAGAAAGAAATTGTGGAAGCAGTTACTGTTCTTGAAACTCCGCCCATGATTGTGGTTGGTGTAGTTGGGTACATTGAAACCCCGCATGGTCTGCGTGCTCTCACTACAGTTTGGGCTGAGCATTTGTCTGAAGACTGTCGTAGAAGATTCTATAAGAACTG GTACAAGAGCAAGAAGAAGGCATTTACAAAGGCTTCTAAAAAGTGGCAAGATGATCTTGGTCGTAAATCCATTGAGAGCGACTTGAAAAAGATCATTAAGTATTGCAAGGTCGTACGAATCATTGCTCATACTCAG ATGAAACTGTTGAGACAACGACAAAAGAAAGCTCACATCatggaaattcaattaaatgGTGGAACTATTGAACAGAAGGTTCAGTGGGCACGTGAACATCTAGAAAAGCCAGTACCTGTTAACAATGTCTTTGCTTCGGATGAAATGATCGACGTGATTGGTGTAACAAAAGGAAAAGGATACAAAG GTGTTACATCGCGTTGGCACACAAAGAAATTGCCACGTAAAACGCACAAAGGTTTGAGGAAGGTTGCTTGTATCGGAGCTTGGCATCCAAGCCGCGTGTCCTTCACGGTTGCACGTGCTGGTCAAAAAGGATATCATCATCGTACGGAGATGAACAAGAAAATCTATAGAATTGGGCAAGGAATTCATACAAAAGATGGCAAG ATCGTGAAGAACAATGCATCAACGGAGTACGATCTTACAGAAAAAACCATAACTCCTATGGGTGGTTTCCCTCACTATGGTGAAGtgaataacgattttgttatgATTAAAGGATGTTGTATGGGACCAAAGAAACGTGTAATCACGTTACGTAAG TCATTGCTGGTGCACACTAAACGAGCTGCATTGGAGAAGATCAATCTGAAATTCATTGATACCAGCTCCAAATTTGGACATGGTCGCTTCCAAACAGCAGCTGACAAAGCTTCGTTCATGGGTCAGCTTAAGAAAGATCGAATTCGTGAGGAACAGGCACAAGCTACAGCCTCAGCGCCTTCAGCTGCGGCTactcaataa
- the nudE gene encoding nuclear distribution protein nudE isoform X1 gives MMDIDPPEFLSKDDEIQYWMELAHQIHRRKEDLERELEEFQENSQLLEKELEASLEQAEKTNRELRQRNTRLATEVEQLRTRLDQQSTDCAMFQGKAQDLQTQHDHLLKYIRELEQKNDDLERAHRINRVTEEEIEAKLNSAIEKNALLESELDEKEALKVIVQRLMDEIRDLKQEIQVQERHQPDNDKSADRVRNHVDSNKLQVELETHSTPIVPQSITPSNTATSPLKIGNRVVGGVTGNNNNNNNVNPPLAPCTRILAMNMIGDLMRKVGLDRWVCMDCKKVKCTCVGGKNTVSTTPTDLPSVQVHTPAQCIRQQPRSTKC, from the exons ATGATGGACATTGATCCTCCAGAATTTTTGTCCAAAGACGATGAAATTCAGTATTGGATGGAGCTTGCTCATCAAAtacatagaag AAAAGAAGATCTAGAAAGAGAATTGGaagaatttcaagaaaattcaCAATTATTGGAAAAGGAATTGGAAGCTTCTTTAGAACAGGCAGAGAAAACTAACAGAGAATTACGACAACGAAATACAAGACTAGCCACAGAAGTGGAACAATTAAGAACAAGGTTAGATCAACAAAGCACGGATTGTGCAATGTTTCAAGGAAAGGCTCAAGATTTACAGACTCAACATGACCATTTGCTGAAATACATAAGAGAATTGGAACAGAAAAATGACGATTTGGAAAGAGCTCATAG GATAAATAGGGTAACGGAAGAAGAAATAGAGGCAAAACTTAATTCTGCCATTGAAAAGAATGCCCTGTTAGAATCGGAGCTCGATGAAAAAGAAGCCCTGAAAGTTATAGTACAGAGATTAATGGACGAAATTAGAG ACCTAAAACAAGAAATTCAAGTTCAAGAAAGGCATCAACCTGACAATGATAAATCAGCTGACCGAGTTCGTAATCACGTTGATAGTAATAAACTACAGGTTGAATTGGAAACACATAGCACTCCCATAGTACCGCAATCCATAACTCCAAGTAATACAGCAACTTCACCATTAAAAA TTGGAAACAGAGTGGTAGGGGGTGTAACTGggaacaacaataacaataataatgtgAATCCACCGTTGGCACCGTGTACAAGAATATTAGCGATGAATATGATTGGTGACCTTATGAGGAAAGTTGGA CTTGACAGGTGGGTCTGCATGGACTGTAAGAAGGTAAAATGCACTTGCGTGGGTGGAAAAAATACTGTTTCCACTACACCCACTGATTTACCAAGCGTCCAGGTTCACACACCCGCTCAATGTATACGGCAACAACCTAGATCAACCAAGTGCTGA
- the nudE gene encoding nuclear distribution protein nudE isoform X2 — MMDIDPPEFLSKDDEIQYWMELAHQIHRRKEDLERELEEFQENSQLLEKELEASLEQAEKTNRELRQRNTRLATEVEQLRTRLDQQSTDCAMFQGKAQDLQTQHDHLLKYIRELEQKNDDLERAHRINRVTEEEIEAKLNSAIEKNALLESELDEKEALKVIVQRLMDEIRDLKQEIQVQERHQPDNDKSADRVRNHVDSNKLQVELETHSTPIVPQSITPSNTATSPLKIGNRVVGGVTGNNNNNNNVNPPLAPCTRILAMNMIGDLMRKVGALENKLNTCQNPSREDQAVRDLYRTRRQVRGFASGNSNHIRL; from the exons ATGATGGACATTGATCCTCCAGAATTTTTGTCCAAAGACGATGAAATTCAGTATTGGATGGAGCTTGCTCATCAAAtacatagaag AAAAGAAGATCTAGAAAGAGAATTGGaagaatttcaagaaaattcaCAATTATTGGAAAAGGAATTGGAAGCTTCTTTAGAACAGGCAGAGAAAACTAACAGAGAATTACGACAACGAAATACAAGACTAGCCACAGAAGTGGAACAATTAAGAACAAGGTTAGATCAACAAAGCACGGATTGTGCAATGTTTCAAGGAAAGGCTCAAGATTTACAGACTCAACATGACCATTTGCTGAAATACATAAGAGAATTGGAACAGAAAAATGACGATTTGGAAAGAGCTCATAG GATAAATAGGGTAACGGAAGAAGAAATAGAGGCAAAACTTAATTCTGCCATTGAAAAGAATGCCCTGTTAGAATCGGAGCTCGATGAAAAAGAAGCCCTGAAAGTTATAGTACAGAGATTAATGGACGAAATTAGAG ACCTAAAACAAGAAATTCAAGTTCAAGAAAGGCATCAACCTGACAATGATAAATCAGCTGACCGAGTTCGTAATCACGTTGATAGTAATAAACTACAGGTTGAATTGGAAACACATAGCACTCCCATAGTACCGCAATCCATAACTCCAAGTAATACAGCAACTTCACCATTAAAAA TTGGAAACAGAGTGGTAGGGGGTGTAACTGggaacaacaataacaataataatgtgAATCCACCGTTGGCACCGTGTACAAGAATATTAGCGATGAATATGATTGGTGACCTTATGAGGAAAGTTGGA GCATTGGAGAATAAGTTAAATACATGCCAAAACCCTTCACGAGAGGATCAAGCCGTCCGTGATCTCTACAG GACTAGGCGGCAAGTTCGAGGCTTTGCCTCTGGCAACAGCAACCACATTCGATTATAA
- the LOC117609334 gene encoding histone H3.3A, with protein MARTKQTARKSTGGKAPRKQLATKAARKSAPSTGGVKKPHRYRPGTVALREIRRYQKSTELLIRKLPFQRLVREIAQDFKTDLRFQSAAIGALQEASEAYLVGLFEDTNLCAIHAKRVTIMPKDIQLARRIRGERA; from the exons ATGGCCCGTACCAAGCAGACAGCTCGTAAGTCTACTGGAGGTAAAGCACCTCGTAAACAGCTTGCCACAAAGGCAGCTCGTAAGAGTGCACCTTCTACGGGTGGTGTAAAGAAACCACATCGTTACAG GCCAGGTACGGTAGCTCTTCGAGAAATCAGAAGATATCAAAAATCTACTGAATTGCTGATCAGAAAGTTACCCTTCCAACGATTGGTTCGTGAAATTGCACAGGATTTTAAAACCGATCTACGTTTTCAAAGTGCTGCTATCGGAGCTTTGCAGGAAGCTTCAGAAGCATACTTGGTTGGTTTGTTTGAAGACACCAACTTGTGCGCCATTCACGCCAAGCGTGTCACAATCATGCCCAAGGATATCCAGCTAGCTCGGCGAATTCGTGGCGAGCGTGCTTAA
- the LOC117609335 gene encoding histone H3.3A, with protein sequence MARTKQTARKSTGGKAPRKQLATKAARKSAPSTGGVKKPHRYRPGTVALREIRRYQKSTELLIRKLPFQRLVREIAQDFKTDLRFQSAAIGALQEASEAYLVGLFEDTNLCAIHAKRVTIMPKDIQLARRIRGERA encoded by the exons atGGCACGTACGAAGCAAACTGCTCGTAAATCAACCGGAGGTAAAGCTCCGCGGAAACAACTTGCAACCAAAGCTGCACGTAAAAGTGCACCTTCTACCGGTGGTGTGAAAAAACCACATCGTTATAG GCCTGGTACCGTAGCGCTCAGAGAAATCAGAAGATACCAAAAATCGACTGAATTACTTATAAGAAAATTACCATTCCAACGTTTAGTTCGTGAAATTGCACAAGATTTCAAGACTGATTTGCGTTTCCAGAGTGCTGCAATTGGAGCATTGCAAGAAGCTTCCGAAGCTTATTTGGTTGGACTGTTCGAAGACACAAACTTGTGTGCAATTCATGCTAAACGTGTTACAATAATGCCTAAAGATATTCAATTAGCGAGAAGAATCCGCGGTGAACGCGCTTAA